The DNA segment TTTCTGTAAAAAAGCAGTACATCTGTTGCGGACACTCTTGATTTTGCCAGGAACGCCGTTACTCATGGCGCAAGAATACCCAGATATCCATACTGATATGCAAACCTACAATTCCTGGGTAGTGGAAGACTGGCAGGGAAACCGACATTTCAAATTTGAGGGAATAGCCTACATCGTTAGTCTCTCACCTGTATTCCGCTTTCTGGTTCCCTTGCTCACATGGAAACCAGTCATGGCAGTAGGTACAAAATTTTATGAGGTAATTGCTTCTAACCGCAAAATAGCAGGTAATTTCACCAAACCCTTTAAATTCAAACCAATACAGATACGCTCATCACGGATTCTGAATATTTTGGCGCTGTTATTGCTGTTGTATACTTTTGTCTGGAATATCAGTAGTTATTCCCCCGATGCCTTTAAACGCAAGGTTTGGCAAAGTACAGAATTCATTGGCCGGGCTACACGCCTAGACCAATCTTGGAGTATCTTTGCGCCCGCACCACCGAGAGATGACGGCTGGCACGTAATTCCGGCTCGTTTGCAAGATGGAACTGAGGTTGATATTTTCCGGGGAGGAAGTCCAGTAACTTGGGATAAACCAGACTTGGGTTTACGAAGTGCCATCTACCAAAATATGCAGTGGCGTACTTATTTTATTAATTTGAATCGGGCAATCGGTAAAAAGCTCTACCCATTTTACGGAAAATATCTGTGCCGTACTTGGAATGCTCAACATACTGATGGGCAAAGTCTGAAAAGCTTTGATATTTATTTTATGAGTGAGCGTACTGTACCGCCAGGTAAACAGCAAAATGTTGAGAAAAAACAGACTTGGCAACAGTCTTGTTCTCAATAGTTTATTTATTATGTGGTTGGTAATGGGTAATTGGTTTTTACCATTACCAACACTACAGATATTCTCAATGTTCAAACGAATATACAAGAACTGTTGCTGTTGACGGTTGACAGACTTGAAAGCCCTGTGTTATGAGGATTTTATTTTAGCTTGATGTCCTAATATATTTGGCTACGGCTATATATTCTATGAAGCCTGACTGAGTTTTTGCGGCCAGAGATAAATTCCGCCAGAGATTAGTGTCAAAGCCACAGAAAGCCAAAAGGCAATTAAGGATACTTGTTGCCAATCTGATGATAGAGGTGCAATTAAAAGAGCGATCGCTAATATCTGACTCACAGTTTTCAACTTACCCCAAATATTCGCCCCTGTAATCGTCGTTTGATTAACGCGCCAACCAGCGATCGCCAATTCCCGCGCTAAAATCAAAAACACTCCCCAAGCGGGAATTTTCCCCAACTCCACCAAAACCAATAACGGCGCTAATACTAAAAATTTATCCACCAATGGATCAAGAAATTTACCCAAATCACTAACTTGGTTAAGTTTTCGCGCTAGATAACCATCTAACCAATCAGTCAAAGCAGCAACTAAAAAAATTGCCAAACATACCCACCTAGCTTTTGATGTAGAGTCGTACAAACCATACAACAAAAATGGCACACCAAGAAGACGAGAGAAGGTAATCCAGTTGGGTAAAGTCATGAATTTGGGTGAGGAAGTTTTTATTTATTAGTCCATAGTTATTAGTCCATAGTCAACAGTCAATAGTTATTCTTCTTTGCTTCCCCTGCCTCTCAAAAGTCCCCATTTCCATCAGTATTGGGTTAAAAAAGAAACATGAAAATCATTAAACCCATCACTAACTGGTTAGAAATCCGTGCTAGCGCCCCTGCATACACCGGCTGGGTGCTAGTGGGAGTTGCTGTTTGTTTTTTTGGTGCAGCGATTAATACAATGGCTGGCTGGTTGTATGCCATTAGCGGCGTAAGTTTTGCATTATTGGGGATAGCAGCTGTTTTACCACCGCGATCGCTCACAGGTCTATCTGTAACTCGCTATCCTATCCAACCTGTATCAGCCGGGGATGACTTAACTTTAGAATTAGAGATTCACAATCCCACCAAGCAATCTGTCAGTCTGTTACAAGTTGCGGATATCTTGCCATTTGTTTTAGGTAAACCCATCAAACAAGGGGTAGAAACAATTGCTAGTCAAGATAGTTACCGTTGGGTACACTACCAACCTACCCAGCACCGGGGCATCTATCGCTGGCATACCGTAGAATTGGGAACAGGTGCGCCTTTGGGATTATTTTGGTGTCGTCGTCAGCGTCAGTGTGATGCTACAGCCATAGTGTATCCGACAGTATTACCTTTAACAACTTGTCCTTTAGTCGATGAATTGGGACAAGAAGAGAGCCAAAGGAGCGAATATCGTGGTAAACCATTGCAAACAGCCACATCTGGATTAGCGCGATCGCTCCGTCCCTACCGCCAAGGCGACCCCACGCGGTTGATTCACTGGCGGACTAGCGCCCGTTATGGAGAATTACGGGTACGGGAGTTAGAAATAGTGACAAGTGGACAGGAGATTATTATCGCCCTAGACAGTGCGGGTAATTGGTCAGCAGAAAATTTTGAACAAGCCGTAATTACCGCAGCGTCTTTGTATTTTTACGCACAGCATCAGCAATTGCAAGTGCAGATTTGGACTGCATCGACAGGGTTAATCAAAGGGGAACGCCTCGTTTTGGAAACACTAGCAGCAACCAAATTTCAAGAAGAAGCTACCAATCCAGAACCACCAAACTCACCTTGGATTTGGTTAACCCAAAGTTCTCTGAGTTTTTCTAGTCTGCCTCCAGGTAGTCGTTGGGTATTATGGCAAGACATATCATCTCTAAAAGAACAAGTAATAATTAACAAAGATTACCCAGGCATCATCCTAGAGCAAGAAAAGCCTCTCCAACTCCAGTTACAACAACCCTTACATTCATTATAAAATTGTATTTTAACGATTCAAAATTTCAATGAATGCTGACAATTGAAATATCTTTCATACCTAGCAGTTCTTTGATCCCATCCCTTCTGCTCATAGCCGTGCTGGAAAAAATATAAATCATATCCCAAAACTAAACTTGGGGAAAACTCCCCAGCAATACTCTAGTAAGGCTGAGGTACAAT comes from the Nostoc sp. PCC 7120 = FACHB-418 genome and includes:
- the pgsA gene encoding CDP-diacylglycerol--glycerol-3-phosphate 3-phosphatidyltransferase, which gives rise to MTLPNWITFSRLLGVPFLLYGLYDSTSKARWVCLAIFLVAALTDWLDGYLARKLNQVSDLGKFLDPLVDKFLVLAPLLVLVELGKIPAWGVFLILARELAIAGWRVNQTTITGANIWGKLKTVSQILAIALLIAPLSSDWQQVSLIAFWLSVALTLISGGIYLWPQKLSQAS
- a CDS encoding DUF58 domain-containing protein — its product is MKIIKPITNWLEIRASAPAYTGWVLVGVAVCFFGAAINTMAGWLYAISGVSFALLGIAAVLPPRSLTGLSVTRYPIQPVSAGDDLTLELEIHNPTKQSVSLLQVADILPFVLGKPIKQGVETIASQDSYRWVHYQPTQHRGIYRWHTVELGTGAPLGLFWCRRQRQCDATAIVYPTVLPLTTCPLVDELGQEESQRSEYRGKPLQTATSGLARSLRPYRQGDPTRLIHWRTSARYGELRVRELEIVTSGQEIIIALDSAGNWSAENFEQAVITAASLYFYAQHQQLQVQIWTASTGLIKGERLVLETLAATKFQEEATNPEPPNSPWIWLTQSSLSFSSLPPGSRWVLWQDISSLKEQVIINKDYPGIILEQEKPLQLQLQQPLHSL